The proteins below are encoded in one region of Nitrospira sp. SG-bin1:
- a CDS encoding Fe-S assembly protein IscX: MDLKWQDAEDIAIRLVEEHPETDPLTVRFTDMHAWIVALPDFKDDPKKSNEKILETIQMAWHEEYQDSQS; the protein is encoded by the coding sequence ATGGACCTGAAATGGCAAGACGCCGAGGATATCGCCATCCGGCTCGTGGAAGAACATCCTGAGACCGATCCGCTGACCGTTCGCTTTACCGACATGCACGCCTGGATCGTCGCGCTGCCGGATTTCAAGGACGACCCAAAGAAGTCAAACGAGAAGATTTTGGAAACGATTCAGATGGCCTGGCACGAGGAATATCAGGACTCGCAATCGTAG
- the dnaK gene encoding molecular chaperone DnaK (heat shock protein 70; assists in folding of nascent polypeptide chains; refolding of misfolded proteins; utilizes ATPase activity to help fold; co-chaperones are DnaJ and GrpE; multiple copies in some bacteria), translated as MARIVGIDLGTTNSLVAYMKDGQPCVIPDRNGRTMVPSVVALTDNGLIVGDSAKEHLTRNPERTVYSVKRFMGKGLADVQSELAYFPYHLTETGGVIRIRLGQKSYSPPQISAMILKELKLRAEAHLGESITKAVITVPAYFNDSQRQATKDAGLIAGLEVLRIINEPTAASLAYGLQKNTQGTIAVYDFGGGTFDISILKLKDGIFEVLATNGDTHLGGDDLDRLLVDLVVADIRAREGIDISSYPDHAQAVRLEAERAKIRLSDDLKTEIVIELPEDKGRFTRELMRDQLESMAMSVIERTLTPCRMALKDAGLTPTDIDEVVLVGGSTRMPLVRQRVEAIFGKPPHCHLNPDEVVALGAAVQADILGGGTTDMLLLDVTPLSLGIETMGGVMSSLIRRNTTIPASAKEMFTTYVDGQTGVDIHILQGERELVKDNRSLARFRLKVPPLPAGVPRIEVTFLIDANGILNVTATDMRMGQSQSIEVKPSYGLSDTEVERMIEDSFKFAAEDIGARKLIEARLDAEALLKTTDKSLVEAGHLITRAEADAIGMALSQLSAAKDGTDARAIRARMAELEQAAKHLNVVMLDDSLKKGLQGKKVSEVS; from the coding sequence ATGGCACGGATAGTCGGCATCGATCTCGGCACAACCAATTCGCTCGTTGCGTACATGAAGGACGGTCAGCCCTGTGTCATTCCAGATCGCAACGGTCGCACGATGGTACCTTCCGTCGTCGCGCTGACCGACAATGGACTGATCGTCGGCGATTCGGCGAAAGAGCATTTGACGCGCAATCCCGAGCGAACGGTCTATTCCGTGAAACGCTTCATGGGCAAGGGGCTGGCCGATGTTCAAAGCGAGCTGGCTTATTTCCCGTACCACCTGACTGAAACCGGGGGAGTCATCCGAATCCGGCTGGGTCAAAAGAGTTACTCGCCGCCGCAGATCTCCGCCATGATCCTCAAGGAATTGAAGTTGCGCGCGGAAGCCCATCTGGGCGAAAGCATCACGAAGGCCGTCATTACCGTTCCGGCCTACTTTAACGACAGCCAACGACAGGCCACCAAAGACGCCGGTCTCATCGCCGGATTGGAAGTGTTGCGGATCATCAATGAGCCGACCGCCGCTTCTTTGGCCTACGGGCTCCAGAAAAACACGCAAGGCACGATCGCCGTCTATGACTTCGGTGGTGGAACATTCGATATCTCCATCCTAAAGTTGAAAGACGGCATCTTTGAAGTGCTGGCAACCAACGGCGATACACACCTTGGCGGAGACGATCTCGATCGCTTGCTGGTCGATCTGGTTGTCGCGGACATCCGAGCACGCGAAGGTATCGACATAAGCAGCTATCCCGATCACGCACAAGCCGTCCGACTGGAAGCGGAACGGGCGAAGATCCGCCTTTCCGATGATCTCAAAACCGAGATCGTCATCGAGCTCCCGGAGGACAAGGGACGCTTCACCAGAGAACTCATGCGTGATCAGCTCGAATCCATGGCGATGAGTGTCATCGAACGGACCTTGACTCCCTGTCGTATGGCGTTAAAAGACGCGGGGCTCACCCCAACAGACATCGATGAAGTGGTCTTGGTGGGCGGCTCCACCCGCATGCCGTTGGTTCGGCAGCGCGTCGAAGCCATCTTCGGGAAGCCACCACATTGTCACCTGAACCCGGATGAAGTCGTCGCCCTTGGAGCGGCCGTGCAAGCCGATATTCTCGGCGGCGGGACAACGGATATGCTGTTGTTGGATGTGACGCCCCTGTCTCTCGGCATCGAAACGATGGGCGGCGTCATGAGCAGTCTGATTCGTCGCAATACGACCATTCCGGCAAGCGCCAAGGAAATGTTCACTACCTATGTCGACGGCCAGACCGGCGTTGATATTCATATTCTGCAAGGTGAGCGGGAACTGGTCAAAGACAACCGAAGCCTGGCCCGTTTCCGTCTCAAAGTGCCGCCTCTACCGGCCGGCGTCCCGCGCATCGAAGTAACTTTTTTGATCGACGCCAACGGCATCTTGAATGTCACCGCGACAGACATGCGCATGGGCCAAAGCCAGTCCATCGAGGTCAAACCCTCCTACGGATTGTCCGACACGGAAGTGGAACGGATGATCGAGGATTCGTTCAAGTTTGCGGCGGAGGATATCGGCGCCCGCAAACTGATCGAAGCCCGGTTGGACGCCGAGGCCTTGCTGAAGACGACCGATAAATCGCTTGTGGAGGCGGGACACTTGATCACCAGAGCAGAAGCCGATGCCATTGGTATGGCTTTATCCCAGTTATCCGCCGCGAAGGACGGGACAGACGCCCGTGCCATCCGCGCGCGCATGGCGGAACTCGAACAGGCCGCGAAGCATTTGAACGTCGTGATGTTGGACGACTCTCTCAAGAAGGGCCTGCAAGGGAAGAAAGTATCGGAGGTGTCGTGA
- a CDS encoding [Fe-S]-binding protein, producing the protein MDTTNVETQAPIISLTDAALKEVKRLINVQGIEEGGLRLGVKGGGCSGLSYTINFDDKIGQYDQVHEIDGVKVIIDAKSAIYLQGTQLDYQKDLMGGNFKFLNPNANKTCGCGESFSA; encoded by the coding sequence ATGGACACCACGAATGTCGAGACACAAGCTCCGATTATCTCGCTCACTGACGCAGCCTTGAAAGAGGTCAAACGGCTCATCAATGTCCAAGGGATCGAGGAAGGCGGGCTCCGCCTCGGCGTGAAGGGAGGAGGCTGTTCCGGTCTCAGCTACACGATTAACTTCGATGACAAGATCGGACAGTACGATCAAGTCCATGAAATCGATGGTGTGAAAGTGATCATCGATGCGAAGAGCGCCATCTATCTCCAGGGAACCCAATTGGACTACCAAAAGGACCTCATGGGTGGGAACTTCAAGTTCCTCAATCCGAACGCCAACAAGACCTGCGGCTGCGGAGAGTCTTTCTCCGCTTGA
- a CDS encoding Fe-S cluster assembly scaffold IscU, translating to MAYSDKVVDHFNNPRNMGSFKKDEEGIGTGMVGAPECGDVMKLQIKVQNDTIVDAKFKTFGCGSAIASSSLATEWLKGKTIEEAQKIKNTDIVQELNLPPVKIHCSVLAEDAIKAALADYQKKTEIQPADTK from the coding sequence ATGGCATACAGCGATAAAGTCGTCGATCATTTCAACAACCCCCGGAACATGGGGAGCTTCAAGAAGGACGAGGAAGGGATCGGTACCGGAATGGTGGGAGCTCCGGAGTGCGGCGACGTGATGAAGCTGCAGATCAAGGTGCAGAACGACACGATCGTCGATGCCAAGTTCAAGACCTTCGGTTGCGGATCGGCGATCGCGAGCTCCAGTCTGGCCACCGAATGGCTCAAGGGGAAAACGATCGAAGAAGCCCAGAAGATCAAGAATACGGACATCGTGCAGGAACTCAATCTTCCTCCGGTCAAGATTCACTGCTCGGTCCTCGCGGAAGATGCCATTAAGGCCGCATTGGCCGATTATCAGAAGAAAACGGAAATCCAACCGGCCGACACCAAGTAG
- a CDS encoding cysteine desulfurase IscS (catalyzes the removal of elemental sulfur from cysteine to produce alanine; involved in NAD biosynthesis) has product MKLPIFLDNHSTTPMDPRVLEAMLPYFVEKFGNAASRNHAFGWAAEEAVEQARKQIAKLIKADSKEIVFTSGATESDNLALKGVLEMYKEKGTHIITSSTEHRAVLDTAKSLEAKGLATVTYLPVDKHGMVNPQDVHNAVTDKTILISVMLANNEIGTINPIQEIGKIAKAKGVLFHCDATQGVGKIPVDVQAMGIDLMSFSAHKIYGPKGVGALYVRKRNPRVRIAAQMDGGGHERGMRSGTLPVPLIVGFGKACEICEQEMAAETARLTKMRDRLQADIMAALEESYLNGHPTNRLPGNLNISFAYVEGESLLMGMKDIALSSGSACTSATLEPSYVLRALGVGTELAHSSIRFGLGRFNTDDEIDYTIKKVIEVVTKLREMSPLYEMAKEGVDLKSVQWAAH; this is encoded by the coding sequence ATGAAGCTTCCTATTTTCCTCGATAACCATTCCACCACTCCCATGGATCCACGAGTTCTGGAGGCCATGTTGCCCTATTTCGTGGAAAAGTTCGGTAACGCCGCCAGTCGCAATCATGCTTTTGGTTGGGCCGCAGAAGAGGCGGTGGAACAAGCCCGCAAACAGATTGCGAAGCTCATCAAGGCCGATTCAAAAGAAATCGTTTTCACCAGCGGCGCCACGGAATCGGACAACTTGGCGTTGAAGGGCGTCTTGGAGATGTACAAGGAGAAAGGCACCCACATCATCACGTCGTCCACGGAACATCGGGCCGTGCTCGATACCGCCAAATCGCTTGAAGCCAAAGGGCTAGCGACGGTGACCTATCTGCCGGTCGATAAACACGGCATGGTGAATCCCCAAGACGTGCACAATGCCGTCACCGACAAGACGATCCTCATCTCCGTCATGCTGGCCAACAACGAAATCGGCACGATCAATCCCATTCAGGAAATCGGGAAGATCGCAAAAGCAAAAGGCGTTCTGTTTCACTGTGATGCCACACAAGGCGTTGGAAAAATCCCGGTCGATGTCCAAGCCATGGGTATCGATCTCATGTCGTTCTCGGCCCATAAGATCTACGGCCCCAAGGGAGTCGGAGCGCTCTACGTCAGAAAGCGGAATCCTCGCGTTCGGATCGCGGCCCAGATGGACGGAGGGGGCCATGAGCGCGGCATGCGGTCCGGGACCTTACCGGTTCCATTGATCGTCGGATTTGGAAAGGCCTGTGAAATTTGCGAGCAGGAGATGGCGGCCGAAACGGCGCGGCTGACAAAAATGCGTGACCGTCTCCAAGCCGACATCATGGCGGCGTTGGAGGAAAGTTACCTGAACGGCCATCCGACGAACCGGTTGCCGGGCAATCTCAACATTTCATTCGCCTACGTCGAAGGAGAGTCACTGTTGATGGGCATGAAAGACATCGCGCTCTCGTCCGGTTCGGCCTGCACGTCGGCCACACTGGAACCTTCGTATGTGTTGCGGGCGCTCGGTGTCGGAACGGAGCTCGCCCACTCCTCGATCCGTTTTGGGCTGGGTCGTTTCAATACCGATGACGAGATTGACTATACGATCAAGAAGGTTATCGAAGTCGTGACTAAGTTGCGTGAGATGTCCCCCCTCTATGAAATGGCGAAAGAGGGTGTGGACCTAAAATCCGTTCAGTGGGCGGCACACTAA
- a CDS encoding ferredoxin, with translation MGGTNPYIEKADYELPKVSYSVTFIQPNGSSTTVAVDPDKIPYGVTGLPGSILDIAMGHGVDLEHVCGGVCACSTCHVIVKQGLETCNEGTDDEYDQLDEAPMTTLQSRLGCQCVPNGTKDVIVEIPAVNKNLVREGH, from the coding sequence ATGGGCGGAACGAACCCCTATATTGAAAAAGCCGATTACGAACTTCCCAAGGTCTCCTATTCCGTCACATTCATTCAGCCAAATGGAAGCTCGACCACCGTTGCGGTTGATCCGGACAAGATTCCCTATGGCGTCACCGGGCTGCCTGGGAGCATTTTAGATATCGCAATGGGCCACGGAGTCGATTTGGAGCATGTCTGCGGCGGGGTGTGCGCCTGTTCGACTTGTCACGTCATCGTGAAGCAGGGATTGGAAACTTGCAATGAAGGGACAGACGATGAGTATGATCAGTTGGATGAGGCTCCCATGACCACACTCCAGTCCCGCCTGGGATGTCAGTGTGTGCCGAACGGAACAAAGGATGTCATCGTTGAAATTCCAGCCGTCAATAAAAATCTCGTGCGAGAGGGCCACTGA
- a CDS encoding glutamate--tRNA ligase, with translation MNQVRVRFAPSPTGFLHIGGVRTALFNWLFARQQRGVFILRIEDTDQSRSTDESIQAIIQGMQWVGLDWDEGPFRQTERMDLYRRHAMQLFETGHAYWCVCKAEELEARRKEAEAKGLSPRYDGRCRNLEITNPPSEAALRFKAPQEGQIVIDDLIKGKVVFDNTVVDDVIILRSNGYPTYNFSVVVDDALMRITHVVRGDDHLTNTPRQIPIFEALGFAVPRFGHLPMILGSDKTRLSKRHGATSIMAYKDMGYLPEAMINYLVRLGWSHGDQELFTRQELIEKFSWDHVQKSAAVFNPDKLLWMNAEYIKTSPPSQVARALRPHLEQAGLKGDLRTASDEWLAQLVVLVRERAKTLVDMVDWVMPYFGQDAELEAEAAKKFLTPAVAPVLRKLLSRFEAFPSFSKPSWEESFKKLVEEEGIKMGVLAQPIRVALTGRAASPGLFEVMEVLGRERTLHRLRMGIGRAEAGQA, from the coding sequence ATGAATCAAGTTCGCGTCCGGTTTGCCCCCAGTCCGACGGGATTTCTCCACATCGGAGGCGTGCGCACGGCTTTGTTCAATTGGCTCTTCGCGCGCCAGCAACGGGGCGTGTTTATCCTTCGCATCGAAGATACCGATCAAAGTCGCTCGACGGATGAATCGATTCAGGCCATCATTCAAGGCATGCAATGGGTCGGGCTCGATTGGGATGAAGGCCCGTTTCGTCAAACAGAGCGAATGGATCTCTACCGCCGCCACGCCATGCAGCTGTTCGAGACGGGACATGCGTACTGGTGCGTCTGTAAAGCTGAAGAGTTGGAAGCTCGGCGAAAAGAAGCGGAAGCCAAAGGTCTCTCCCCCCGCTACGACGGCCGCTGCCGCAATTTGGAAATCACAAATCCGCCAAGCGAGGCCGCTCTTCGATTCAAGGCTCCGCAAGAGGGCCAGATCGTGATTGATGACTTGATTAAGGGCAAGGTTGTTTTCGACAACACCGTCGTGGACGATGTGATCATTCTCAGATCAAACGGCTACCCCACCTATAACTTTTCCGTCGTGGTCGATGATGCCTTGATGAGGATCACACACGTTGTGCGCGGAGACGACCATTTGACGAATACACCACGTCAGATTCCGATTTTCGAGGCCCTAGGGTTTGCCGTCCCGCGCTTCGGACATCTGCCGATGATTTTGGGGTCAGACAAAACTCGGCTCTCCAAGCGCCACGGAGCCACCTCGATCATGGCGTATAAAGACATGGGGTATCTTCCTGAGGCCATGATCAATTATTTGGTTCGTCTCGGCTGGTCGCACGGAGATCAAGAACTCTTTACTCGTCAGGAGCTGATCGAAAAGTTCTCCTGGGATCACGTACAAAAGTCGGCCGCCGTCTTCAATCCGGACAAGTTGCTCTGGATGAATGCCGAATACATCAAGACGAGTCCACCGAGTCAAGTCGCCCGGGCGCTGAGGCCACACCTCGAACAGGCGGGTTTGAAAGGCGACCTACGCACGGCTTCGGACGAATGGCTTGCACAACTGGTGGTCTTGGTAAGGGAGCGGGCCAAGACGTTGGTCGATATGGTGGATTGGGTCATGCCTTATTTTGGGCAGGATGCCGAATTGGAAGCGGAGGCAGCCAAGAAATTTCTGACTCCCGCGGTCGCTCCGGTGCTGCGCAAGCTCCTGTCGCGCTTCGAAGCGTTTCCCAGTTTTAGCAAACCGAGTTGGGAGGAAAGTTTCAAAAAATTGGTCGAAGAAGAGGGCATCAAGATGGGCGTGTTGGCCCAACCTATTCGTGTGGCGCTCACCGGTCGCGCTGCAAGCCCCGGTCTGTTTGAAGTCATGGAAGTGCTCGGCCGGGAACGGACCTTACATCGGTTACGAATGGGCATTGGCCGCGCTGAAGCCGGTCAGGCTTGA
- a CDS encoding hydroxyacid dehydrogenase, with translation MFATKGYAAMASKERLQPFSFERRDVGPHDVLIAISHCGICHSDIHQARNEWGISLFPMVPGHEIVGTVAQVGTAVTAFKVGDRAGVGCFVDSCRTCTACREGLEQYCDGGTVWTYSGQDGTGQITQGGYSSHIVVDQNYVLRIPSALSLTGAAPLLCAGITTYSPLRQWGVGRYHKLAVVGLGGLGHMAVKIAKAMGTEVTVLSTSESKRGDAKRLGAANFVVTSDSRSFTKLQGYFHYILDTISAPHDYNAYLNLLKTDGTMILVGAPETPTPIQAFSLIFKRRRLAGSLIGGIKETQKMLDFCAQHRIESDVEVIPIQQVNEAYERVLRGDVRYRFVIDMSSLK, from the coding sequence ATGTTCGCGACCAAAGGTTATGCGGCGATGGCTTCCAAAGAAAGATTGCAGCCGTTTTCCTTCGAACGGCGCGACGTCGGCCCACACGATGTCTTGATCGCGATCTCGCATTGCGGCATCTGTCATTCCGACATCCATCAGGCCCGGAATGAATGGGGCATCTCTCTATTCCCCATGGTACCCGGCCACGAAATCGTCGGAACCGTCGCACAAGTCGGCACGGCTGTGACAGCCTTCAAGGTCGGTGATCGGGCCGGCGTCGGCTGCTTCGTAGATTCCTGTCGAACCTGTACCGCGTGCCGCGAGGGCCTGGAACAGTATTGCGACGGCGGCACCGTCTGGACCTACAGTGGACAGGATGGGACCGGCCAGATCACGCAGGGCGGCTACTCGTCTCACATCGTCGTGGATCAGAACTATGTGCTCCGGATTCCTTCGGCGCTCTCACTGACGGGAGCGGCACCGCTGCTCTGTGCCGGAATTACGACCTACTCCCCTCTCCGCCAGTGGGGCGTGGGGCGCTATCACAAACTCGCCGTCGTCGGCCTCGGGGGCCTCGGCCACATGGCGGTGAAAATCGCCAAAGCGATGGGAACCGAAGTCACGGTGTTGAGCACCTCGGAGAGTAAACGGGGTGACGCGAAGCGGTTGGGAGCCGCGAACTTTGTCGTGACATCCGACAGTCGGTCCTTTACCAAGCTCCAAGGATACTTCCACTACATCCTCGACACGATCTCCGCACCCCACGATTACAACGCCTATTTGAATCTCCTCAAGACGGACGGCACCATGATCCTCGTGGGGGCGCCCGAAACGCCGACCCCCATTCAGGCGTTCTCGCTCATTTTCAAGCGACGGCGTCTGGCCGGCTCCCTGATCGGGGGGATCAAAGAAACGCAAAAAATGCTCGACTTCTGCGCACAGCATCGAATCGAGTCGGATGTGGAGGTCATTCCAATCCAACAGGTCAACGAAGCCTATGAGCGGGTCCTCCGCGGCGACGTGCGGTACCGGTTCGTCATCGACATGAGCTCATTGAAATAA
- a CDS encoding glutamine--tRNA ligase (catalyzes a two-step reaction, first charging a glutamine molecule by linking its carboxyl group to the alpha-phosphate of ATP, followed by transfer of the aminoacyl-adenylate to its tRNA), whose product MNTPESSAASNFIRDLVTADRASGKHGGRVVTRFPPEPNGYLHIGHAKSIVLNFGIANETPGGICHLRFDDTNPTTEDLEYVAAIQEDIRWLGFEWHDKMFHASDYFERLYAFAVVLVKKGKAYVDSLTADQIREHRGTLTEPGRNSPYRTRSVDENLELFARMRAGEFADGAHVLRAKIDMASPNINLRDPILYRIRHAAHYRTGTAWCIYPAYDFAHPLSDAIEGVTHSICTLEFEDHRPLYDWVVAETDAPHRPQQIEFARLNLTSTVMSKRKLLELVGKKLVAGWDDPRLPTLKGLRRRGVTPEAIRAFCEHIGVAKRDATVEAQLLEHFIREDLNKRSPRVMAVLRPLKVMLDNYPEGVVEELEAVNNPEDSSAGTRKVPFSKTLYIEQDDFREDPPKQFYRLAPGREVRLRYGYIIKCVGATKDPQTGAIVELHCTYDPETKSGSSQEQRKVKATIHWVSASHAAAAAIRLYHPLLLSDQTKPPADQDWTRSLNPQSLESLTGCVVEPSLRSAAPGTRFQFERQGYFCVDPDSSPEALIFNRTVSLKDAWAKVEKAQQTSRR is encoded by the coding sequence ATGAACACACCGGAATCCTCAGCCGCGTCGAATTTCATTCGGGATCTCGTGACGGCCGACCGTGCGTCGGGCAAGCATGGAGGACGCGTGGTCACACGATTTCCTCCTGAGCCCAATGGATATCTCCATATCGGCCACGCCAAATCCATCGTGCTCAATTTTGGGATCGCCAACGAGACTCCCGGAGGGATCTGCCACCTGAGATTCGATGATACGAATCCCACCACCGAAGACCTGGAGTATGTTGCCGCCATACAGGAAGATATCCGATGGCTGGGATTCGAGTGGCATGACAAGATGTTCCATGCGTCGGATTATTTCGAGCGGCTCTATGCCTTCGCGGTGGTATTGGTCAAAAAAGGCAAAGCCTACGTCGATAGTCTTACGGCGGATCAAATCCGTGAACACCGGGGCACGCTCACCGAACCTGGCCGGAACAGTCCTTATCGCACGCGCTCCGTCGACGAGAATCTGGAACTCTTCGCGCGCATGCGAGCCGGTGAGTTTGCCGACGGCGCCCATGTCCTGCGCGCGAAAATCGACATGGCTTCCCCCAACATCAATTTGCGGGATCCGATCCTCTATCGCATCCGGCATGCCGCCCACTATCGGACCGGCACCGCGTGGTGCATCTATCCCGCGTATGACTTCGCACACCCCTTGTCCGATGCCATCGAAGGAGTCACGCACTCCATCTGCACGCTGGAATTTGAAGATCACCGTCCGCTCTACGATTGGGTCGTGGCCGAGACCGACGCTCCCCACCGTCCGCAGCAAATCGAGTTCGCCCGATTGAATCTGACCTCCACCGTGATGAGTAAGCGCAAGTTGCTTGAACTGGTCGGCAAGAAACTGGTGGCCGGCTGGGATGATCCGCGTCTTCCCACCTTGAAAGGCCTCCGTCGCCGAGGAGTGACGCCCGAAGCGATTCGGGCTTTTTGCGAACATATCGGCGTCGCGAAGCGCGACGCGACCGTCGAGGCGCAGCTGCTCGAACACTTCATCCGGGAGGATTTGAACAAACGATCACCGCGCGTGATGGCGGTACTCCGACCGTTGAAGGTGATGCTGGACAACTATCCGGAAGGGGTCGTTGAAGAGCTCGAGGCCGTGAACAATCCGGAAGATAGCTCGGCGGGCACAAGAAAAGTTCCCTTCTCGAAGACACTCTATATCGAACAGGATGATTTCCGGGAAGACCCCCCGAAACAGTTCTACCGTCTCGCGCCCGGCCGGGAAGTCCGATTGCGCTACGGGTACATCATCAAGTGTGTGGGCGCGACGAAAGATCCTCAGACCGGTGCGATCGTCGAACTCCATTGCACCTACGATCCGGAGACAAAAAGCGGATCGTCCCAAGAACAACGCAAGGTGAAAGCCACCATCCATTGGGTATCGGCATCCCATGCCGCCGCTGCAGCCATCCGGCTCTATCACCCCCTTCTGCTCAGTGACCAGACCAAACCGCCGGCTGATCAAGACTGGACTCGGTCCTTGAACCCTCAGTCATTGGAGTCCCTCACCGGCTGCGTGGTGGAGCCGAGCCTGCGCTCCGCCGCACCCGGTACCCGCTTCCAATTCGAACGTCAGGGGTACTTTTGTGTCGATCCCGACTCATCCCCCGAGGCGCTCATTTTCAACCGAACGGTGTCGCTTAAAGATGCCTGGGCCAAGGTTGAGAAAGCCCAGCAAACGTCCCGACGCTGA